The following proteins come from a genomic window of Leguminivora glycinivorella isolate SPB_JAAS2020 chromosome 6, LegGlyc_1.1, whole genome shotgun sequence:
- the LOC125227155 gene encoding hemocyte protein-glutamine gamma-glutamyltransferase-like, which produces MSMVRRSSMDRMSSSMTSSMTGMGLGGITGLTSGMSTLSCMREQQMTIGGMPSNYVPGLSAYYNISSFCQRPGQTRRWPMQRAGPTAQHRPGRSHSTGSLHRMKHSMRNSPNTQYTHNLICKMADQNERRRRQDTLDVIPQSYYSQQPLKVELTEFYSRDNSKDHHTDQYDLVNDNILPNPVYRRGQNFFFAVRFDRTYDKQQDMIRIVFCFGPKPSVTKGTRVVLPVNWSSQQGVFQHSRDMMGMGMGMGMGMGMGMGTMGMGIGMSRMQDSSSNMATAGSIGPMGPMNTMGNMSSMGPMGPMSGMRETTTYGVRRSSFSNEPLPLQHSPLSPHGPMDRPIIDRYGTTTQHSSSFGRSYGSRHGSRHGSRHGSMQNLASLAHEMDRWDISIQRQDGNTITFQVHVPATAPVGVWNCWVQTNRFGQRDNRHDYKCDEDIYMLFNPWCREDCVYMDNESSRKEYVLNEQGKIWCGTWRQPKGRKWIYGQFDDCVLPACMYLLERSGLEHSERGNPVRVCRAISAMINSNHDDDGLMVGRYDGEYKDGVAPHAWTGSVAILERYLTDGGRPVEYGQCWVFSGLVVTICRALGIPCRSVTNYVSAHDTNRTFTVDKYFDHDGNEVPNGPDEDCYDSCWNFHVWNDVWMQRPDLPQGYSGWQIIDATPQEEAESVYQCGPASVEAVRRGEVGFQYDTPCMYNQINAELCHFQEEENSEWGFIRMASNNYQVGRKILTKNPNRDDDEGESDMLEITHEYKTMDSSSPERLAVIAACRGYQRLQQYYEYPDRNYEDVYFDLMDIDIVPYGQPFDCTMNIQNKSHEDRTIWCVLTASSCYYTGAIASRLRRAQGEFIVRAGQREVLKLHVTPQEYMDKLVDHSMVKVHAMAYVKQTRQAWSDEDDFPLHKPRMQVQVRSQPCIGQECAVTFSFQNPLNVHLTDCYFTFEGPGVQRPRQIRFRDVKPGEFVNYQDKFVPRRHGERRIVVTFSSRQMDEIFGCTTVNVRG; this is translated from the exons ATGTCCATGGTCCGGCGTTCTAGTATGGACAGGATGTCCTCCAGCATGACATCCAGCATGACTGGAATGGGTCTTGGCGGGATAACGGGCCTCACCTCAGGGATGAGTACATTGAGCTGTATGAGGGAGCAGCAAATGACGATTGGCGGGATGCCATCCAACTATGTGCCGGGATTATCGGCCTATTACAACATCTCAAGTTTCTGTCAGCGCCCCGGGCAGACCCGGCGTTGGCCCATGCAGCGAGCTGGACCGACGGCGCAGCATCGCCCCGGTCGCTCCCACAGCACCGGATCCCTGCATCGCATGAAGCATTCGATGAGGAACAGCCCCAACACGCAATACACTCATAACCTTATTTGCAAGATGGCTGACCAGAATGAACGCCGTCGTCGCCAAGATACTTTGGATGTCATTCCTCAAAGTTATTACTCACAGCAGCCCTTGAAAGTAGAGCTGACTGAGTTTTATTCAAGGGATAATTCGAAAGATCATCATACCGACCAGTATGATCTGGTCAATGATAATATTTTACCGAACCCGGTATACCGAAGAGGACAAAACTTCTTCTTTGCGGTTCGTTTTGACAGAACCTATGATAAGCAACAGGATATGATTCGCATCGTTTTCTGCTTCG GTCCAAAACCAAGCGTGACCAAGGGAACTCGGGTTGTTCTACCTGTAAACTGGAGCTCTCAGCAAGGTGTATTCCAACACTCTCGTGACATGATGGGTATGGGAATGGGAATGGGTATGGGCATGGGAATGGGTATGGGAACTATGGGAATGGGCATTGGAATGTCCCGTATGCAAGATAGCAGCAGCAACATGGCAACAGCTGGATCTATTGGCCCTATGGGGCCGATGAATACGATGGGTAATATGAGCTCCATGGGACCGATGGGTCCTATGAGTGGAATGAGGGAAACTACGACTTACGGCGTTCGACGCAGTTCGTTCAGTAACGAGCCTTTGCCGCTCCAACATAGCCCTCTGAGCCCGCATGGGCCAATGGACCGGCCTATAATCGATCGTTATGGAACAACAACACAACACTCGTCCTCATTCGGCCGTAGTTATGGCTCCAGGCACGGCTCTCGTCATGGATCCCGTCACGGTTCTATGCAGAACTTAGCGTCTCTCGCCCATGAAATGGATAGGTGGGATATTAGCATTCAGCGCCAAGATGGAAACACAATAACTTTCCAAGTGCATGTCCCGGCTACCGCTCCTGTGGGTGTATGGAACTGTTGGGTTCAGACCAACCGCTTCGGCCAGCGCGACAATCGCCACGACTACAAGTGCGATGAAGATATTTACATGCTCTTCAACCCCTGGTGCAGGGAAGATTGCGTGTACATGGACAATGAATCATCCAGAAAAGAATACGTCCTCAATGAACAAGGAAAGATTTGGTGTGGTACTTGGCGCCAGCCAAAGGGCCGCAAATGGATTTACGGCCAGTTTGATGACTGCGTATTGCCAGCTTGTATGTATTTGCTGGAACGTAGTGGTCTTGAGCACTCAGAACGTGGAAATCCTGTACGAGTTTGTCGTGCTATTTCTGCTATG ataAATTCGAACCACGATGACGACGGACTGATGGTGGGCCGCTACGACGGTGAATACAAAGATGGCGTTGCTCCTCATGCGTGGACCGGTTCCGTGGCTATTCTCGAGCGCTACCTCACAGATGGTGGCCGACCTGTTGAATACGGCCAGTGCTGGGTGTTCTCGGGTCTTGTCGTTACAATCTGTCGAGCTCTtg GTATTCCTTGCCGTTCGGTTACAAACTACGTTTCGGCTCACGACACTAACAGAACATTCACTGTCGACAAATACTTTGACCACGATGGAAACGAGGTTCCCAATGGGCCTGATGAGGATTGCTATGATTCCTGCTGGAACTTCCACGTCTGGAACGATGTTTGGATGCAAAGACCCGACTTGCCGCAAG GTTACAGCGGCTGGCAGATCATTGATGCCACACCCCAGGAAGAAGCGGAATCAGTGTATCAATGCGGTCCAGCCAGTGTCGAGGCTGTCCGTCGCGGAGAGGTCGGCTTCCAGTACGACACGCCGTGCATGTATAACCAGATCAACGCAGAGCTCTGCCACTTCCAGGAGGAAGAGAATTCCGAGTGGGGATTCATTAGGATGGCGTCAAATAATTATCA AGTTGGCCGCAAGATCCTCACCAAGAATCCAAACCGGGACGACGACGAAGGCGAGAGCGACATGCTGGAGATCACGCACGAGTACAAGACGATGGACAGCTCGTCGCCCGAGCGGCTGGCCGTCATCGCGGCCTGCCGCGGCTACCAGCGGCTCCAGCAGTACTACGAGTACCCCGACCGCAACTACGAAGATGTGTACTTCGACCTTATGGACATTGATATCGTGCCGTATGGTCAGCCGTTTGACTGCACTATGAATATCCAG AACAAATCGCACGAAGACCGTACCATATGGTGCGTGCTGACAGCATCCTCATGCTACTACACCGGCGCGATCGCGTCGCGTCTCCGACGGGCCCAGGGCGAGTTTATCGTCCGCGCCGGACAGCGCGAGGTCCTCAAGCTCCACGTAACCCCGCAGGAGTATATGGACAAGCTGGTCGACCACTCGATGGTCAAGGTCCACGCTATGGCCTACGTTAAGCAGACACGCCAGGCGTGGTCTGATGAGGATGACTTCCCGCTTCATAAGCCGAGAATGCAAGTGCAG GTGAGGAGCCAGCCCTGCATAGGCCAGGAATGCGCCGTCACTTTCAGCTTCCAGAACCCGCTGAATGTGCACTTGACCGACTGCTACTTCACTTTCGAAGGGCCTGGAGTACAGCGGCCGAGACAG ATCCGGTTCCGTGACGTGAAGCCAGGCGAGTTCGTGAACTACCAGGACAAGTTCGTGCCGCGGCGGCACGGCGAGCGGCGCATCGTGGTGACGTTCTCGTCGCGGCAGATGGACGAGATCTTCGGCTGCACCACCGTCAACGTACGCGGCTAG
- the LOC125227423 gene encoding transmembrane protein 231-like has translation MKLFTLFTYNVEVQYKSYLLSKAMLFILLTNAIIIILPFIFAYGGRGFWLKSQSYFEQPVVFFTYDYLFVAETDDPSQPIVCGNENHDDDEYCAEFQVGEYDNNDDGNNDVLELKLLLKIPPPKTLASVVLLFGLDLQLKTICPLHMQGLSIITKEFSQPPSALIYYGDLTLHQASHLPCHPNTVDTAYNITFFGHLGKKSKDIVDAIIEEYFTREAIIDTKTLHSRSQNGHTGTVNIKIRLRIPETLVLYTPNLLQELKWAWPQYLSMAVVLYWIFNKIKKFVFSNRLLMAWEVVTWKKP, from the exons ATGAAGTTGTTCACGTTATTTACTTACAATGTGGAAGTTCAATACAAAAGTTATCTTCTATCGAAAGCAATGTTATTCATATTGTTGACTAACGCAATTATTATCATTTTACCTTTCATTTTTGCATACGGGGGTCGAG GGTTTTGGCTTAAGTCTCAGAGTTACTTTGAACAACCGGTGGTATTTTTTACATACGACTACTTGTTTGTGGCCGAGACTGATGATCCTAGTCAGCCAATAGTGTGTGGTAATGAAAACCATGACGATGATGAATACTGTGCCGAATTTCAG GTGGGTGAGTACGACAATAatgatgatggaaataatgatgTATTGGAACTGAAACTTCTTCTCAAAATCCCTCCGCCCAAGACATTAGCTTCAGTAGTTCTACTTTTTGGATTGGACCTCCAATTAAAG ACTATATGCCCCCTTCATATGCAGGGATTATCAATAATAACAAAGGAATTTTCTCAGCCACCTTCTGCATTAATTTACTATGGAGACTTGACCTTACATCAGGCTTCCCACTTGCCATGCCATCCCAATACTGTAGACACTGCATACAATATAACTTTCTTTGGACACTTGGGAAAGAAAAGTAAAGATATTGTAGATGCtattatagaagagtattttactAGAGAAG CTATTATTGACACTAAGACATTACACTCTAGAAGTCAAAATGGGCATACTGGAACTGTGAATATCAAAATACGCCTAAGAATACCCGAGACACTAGTACTGTATACGCCAAACCTCCTGCAGGAGCTCAAGTGGGCGTGGCCCCAGTATTTATCTATGGCAGTAGTACTGTATTggattttcaataaaataaaaaagtttgttTTCAGCAATCGCTTACTGATGGCATGGGAAGTAGTCACATGGAAGAAACCTTAA
- the LOC125227235 gene encoding mitochondrial import inner membrane translocase subunit Tim21 produces MSIISKFLPSLRNGRPLQVVPIILKKNNFISSQRYSTEKRESSLAKSQERAEVSTDVRPLGEKIKETTKTVSYTGVILLGVGVTGIIFYYVFRELFSSNSANSIYSTALEKCKQDPRVEDALGAPIKGYGEETSRRRRTHVSHAVYEKDGVKHMRMRFYIKGIRNKAVVELDMKQNDYGNYQCRYLLVQLDDYSGKTFIIEDNRAELDRKDFAGQLPTLTLTQ; encoded by the exons ATGTCAATTATTTCGAAGTTTCTTCCAAGTCTACGAAATGGAAGACCTCTCCAAGTTGTACCAATAATTCTTAAaaagaataattttattagCAGTCAGCGCTATTCTACAGAAAAACGAGAAAGTAGTTTAGCAAAAAGCCAAGAAAGGGCTGAAGTATCTACTGATGTCCGACCTTTAGGAGAGAAAATAAAGGAGACCACTAAAACGGTGTCATATACTGGCGTTATACTGCTAGGTGTTGGGGTCACCGGCATTATTTTCTATTACGTCTTCAGGGAGTTATTTTCTAGCAACAGTGCAAACAGCATTTATTCGACTGCTTTAGAGAAGTGCAAACAA GATCCTAGAGTGGAAGATGCATTGGGTGCTCCAATTAAGGGTTATGGAGAAGAGACCTCAAGGCGGCGCCGCACACATGTCAGCCATGCAGTGTATGAGAAAGATGGAGTCAAACACATGAGGATGAGGTTTTACATTAAAGGAATCAGGAACAAGGCAGTTGTTGAATTGGACATGAAACAG AATGATTATGGCAACTACCAGTGTCGGTATCTTCTGGTGCAACTTGATGACTACAGCGGCAAAACCTTCATCATTGAAGACAACCGCGCAGAACTGGACCGTAAAGACTTTGCTGGCCAGTTACCTACACTCACCCTTACTCAGTGA